Part of the Anguilla rostrata isolate EN2019 chromosome 10, ASM1855537v3, whole genome shotgun sequence genome, GTTCACTAAAATAAAACGAGTCCATTAGGACACTGAGCCAagctgtttttggtttttttagcGAATACATTTTCAGCACCCAAATGACAACTCTGCTGCAAGGGGCTGTACACTAACTTAATGCTCTTCATCTTTTTTAgtagaatgtatttttttatttggttcatATTTAGCAGTGACACTGGCCTCAAGGATTCCAAAGTTTAGAGGAAAGTTAACTGGGTGAACGGCCTGGTCAGCACTCTCCAGTACGAAACATCCACCGACCCAAACGTGTGGGAGAATCCAGCTTACCTCACTGCCCAACCACCTGGGCTTCCGAACAGAACCAGCTGCCCAACCATCCGGGCCTCAAAACAGAACCAGCTGCCCAACCATCTAGGCCTCCGAACAGAACCAGCTGCCCGACCATCTGGGTCTCCAAACAGAACCAGCTGCCCAACCATCTGGGCCTCCAAACAGAACCAGCTGCCCAACCATCTGGGCCTCCAAACAGAACCAGCTGCCCAACCATCTGGGCCTCCAAACAGAACCAGCTGCCCAACCATCTGGGCCTCCAAACAGAACCAGCTGCCCGACCATCTGGGCCTCCAAACAGAACCAGCTGCCCAACCATCTGGGCCTCCAAACAGAACCAGCTGCCCGACCATCTGggcctcacacacagaaccagctgCCCAACCATCTGGGTCTCACAAAggattcaaaataaaacagcagtctCATCTGAGAGAGAAGACTGAGTACGacagcaaaacaaagaaaagaaccaaagaaacagcagcacacacaagcCAGAGGTACAGGAACAGTTAACAAAAGTGCTTCAAGTCAGGGAAGTAAAGGAACCCAGTAGAAATAAGTATAAAACcttaaatatgttatttttatgtacaaaaCTGTAACAGGGAAAATGTCTAATCTGTTTccccatttgtgtttttttcaagtAGGATATTTCTGTAaccatttaatttgtattttctttgccTGGTTGATTAAAAGGTCATGTTACCAGACCGACCTTCTCTGTGATGTACACCGAACATGGCCACATAACCAGAGAcaaccccctcccaaaaaaacacCCCTATCCCCACCCCCAGCAACACTAATTTTTCACAATCAGGATTTGATTTAATCTCAATTAAAAACTGCATAAATGACCCACGCGTCTCGTTACCaggacaaccccccccccccaactctatTTACTCTGTATAAGCACTGAATAATTCAATCTCTCACCAGTGCTGataaaactatgaaaatattGGTTGATTCCATATCTATGTTCTTTATCTGGATAGATCTCTGAAGTTTTGGTGAATACGTTTCAAGCAAACCGGCCCGGAGGCACGGATCGATGGACTGGGTTCACTAGTTATGCACTGCACAACCGAGAAGAATGTTCCTTTTGAAGAGGCACAAGATTCATGGAGCTTagaggcaaacacacacagaacaggaaCAAAGAAAGCCATGAAAACACTCTCAAACCACGCCAACGTGCAGCAGGACCACGCCACAGCCAGGGACTCCATTTCCTAATAGCAGCAAAGAGGTTTACGCACAGTTTTGTTGAAAGAAATGGGTACTTTTTAATGCCATGTTCCGCCTAAATAAAGAACAGACTCATAGTGTCTCAGATTCGGGTTGAAGAAGGGAAGCACGGCCATGTTTGCACTCATATTGCctttgagaaatgtaaacagaaCAACTTTAGATCTATAGGGAGATGATTTTACCAGCAACCACTCAACCCCGAGTCTCATTTATCTACATAGAATCTTATACAATCTTTCAGTTGTCAATGAAAGGCctaaagagacagacagacagacagacttttgCCTCTAAACTCTCATGAACTCAAGGCCTCAGCAAAGAGCAAACAAAGTAACTGCATTCAAGTATGCTTTAATATACCGCGCAACGTGTGTATAAACATACGCACAGATATGTGCATGTACACCTACGCATGTACCCATGCGCTATGACTCTGTGTTCTCTTATGATGGGGAGGATCGGCCtctgcagagaaaaagaaagcctGGTTTCTCCTCTACAGCTCTCTGCCTTCTCTTCGTTTACTTCCAGAACGGTCAgagggacaggaacaggaccaGCCAGAAGTGGTGCGTAGGACACGACTGCGTGTAGAAGATAAGGGTGCGAGAGGCTGGAGCACAGTACCAGGTAACGCTGTGAGGCTGAGAGAGCAGCGGGGGcattggggggggtggaggggggtaaTATTGGGACAGCAGCGGAGTGTTTGGGTGGGCTTTTGGGCCATGGGagttgggggggtgtgggtacGCTGTTAGGGGCGGTACCACAGATTGCACAGTGAAGTCATCATAAGAACAacgacaaaaaacaaacacaaataaaataacggaaacacattaaaatagagGGGTATAAAAGATCACACCCCCTCCAAACTACCCCAcgctgcacccccccctccccccgacccctccctcccacctgcTACATAACACCCCCATCTCACTGCCACCCCGGAAACGTCCCGTCTTTACACTACAGGCAAAGCACCATGGGAAGGCCCGGAGGCTTCAGTCTGAGCCCTTCCCCCACTCACTAAAAcggaaaaagaggaaaacagagTCATCTGAATAATAAAGGGGTGTTTCCTGCAGTAGAGGGGAGACACAGGACAGAGGTGCACACCTGCGGGGCTCTAGAACACGTCAGCACGGATGAGGACGGGACAGGGGTTCTGCGGCCCGCCCCTCGTCTTGTCCTGTcaagttttgtaaaaatgttttcgCTGTAAAGTTTGGTGAGAGTCCGGGAGACTGCCCTCCCTGTAACAGCTCCGTGAAGTCCCCGACGGAGCAAGGAAAGATCACAAAAACAACCTGGGTTCTGCCCCAGGGTTCTGCCCCAGGGTTCCCCCCGGGGTCCTGGGGGGGCTCACTCCCAGCCGTTGTCCTTGATCATGTGCGCCAGCTCGATGATGAACTTTCCTTCTTTGTATTTCTGACTGCTCTCAAAAGCATGCTCCTGTAGGGAAGAGAtacacagagcatgctcaggaCACATCCAATCACAAAGAGCcactactgtgacatcacaacacTGCCTTTCTGTAATTCTGAAACCCTTCCCCCCTGAACATTCTGTTTGAaatgtgcaggtgtgggggggggcggagtcaggcgGCCGTACAGGAAGGCGGGGAGGCGTGGGGGAGGCGGAGTCAGACTGCCGTACAGGAAGGCGGGGTCACAGCACACTTACGTATTTCCACCCCAGAGTGGTCTTGCAGTTTTCACAGTAGATATCCGCCACCGCATGCAAACCAGTGAGAAGAACCCGCTCCTCAGCTGGACCGCAGCCTACGTTCaccctgagagagggagggtcagggggagcgaggggagagagagggggaaggggagtgggagacagagggggagagggagggagatggggtgaaggagggagggagagacagtcACACTCATGGTTTACAGTTCCCCACAGCCAGTTTGCACGTGTCCACAGAAGCCTACGGGGAAGACTGTGCAGAAATGATCATCATGTGTGAATTCACTCATTTCAAGAGCACATTCCTTCAATGTTTAACACCAATCAAAATCCATCTTTCTGGACGTGCTCAGAAGGTACGGTAACCATGTGACTGGTTATCTACACAGAAACAGTACATGGCTGATATACCTTTTTAATCCCTTCCTTATTTATTCTTTACTGGTAAACACATGATTAACCCTGCAAGTGCTGTGCTGCATGTCCCGTGTCTGTCTCAGATCCTTCACTAATGCAGAGCTGCAGTCTAACATCTCCACAGCAGAGCTCTCACAGGGAAATGTGCAGTCAGACAGAACGCACGGCTGAGCACTGTAAGTGAAGCTAGAAGTTCCACACAAGGAGAAAATCGACCCCTTTGGGACTACTGCATAATGTGTAAATTACTTGGtcataaaataatttgcaaGATGCAATGAATGACAGCACGTGTGACCTATAGAGAGGATGGAtggcctggggggcggggcttaagcCCGCTGCATTCGCCCTGTGGCGGATATCCGACAGACGAGCCGGGACTCGTTCGGATCTTTCTGCCTGGGTGAACGCATCACAGGCCGGAGGCGGAGCCACACTAGGCCTGACCAGCCTTCTCACGCAAGGCCACTTGCAGCCCCGCGTCTGACTGGAGATCAAACGGCTCCCttacacaggcacgcacagcagcacaggcccTGCGCAGACTGGCCCttacacaggcacgcacagcagcacaggcccTGCGCAGACTGGCCCttacacaggcacgcacagcagcacaggcccTGCGCAGACTGGGCCtaacacaggcacgcacagcagcacaggcccTGCGCAGACTGGCCCttacacaggcacgcacagcagcacaggcccTGCGCAGACTGGGCCttacacaggcacgcacagcagcacaggcccTGCACAGACTGggcctcacacagacacacacagcagcacaggcccTGCACAGACTGggcctcacacagacacacacactggctaAAGAACGCCTCAAATCACggctaaaataaaacacatcttTAAAGCATAGACCCATGAATCATTAGCACAAGGAGCAAAGGCAACATATTGAGTCAACTGACTTTTTCCACTTACTTTCAGGGAGACAGAAGAGTAAGATTTACACAGAGTTAAAGAGGTAGAGAACAGAGGGATACTTACACAGAGTTAAAGAGGTAGAGAACAGAGGGATACTTACACAGAGTTAAAGAGGTAGTGAACAAGGGATACTTACACAGAGTTAAAGAGGTAGAGAACAGAGGGATACTTACACAGTTAAAGAGGTAGAGAACAGAGGGATACTTACACAGAGTTAAAGAGGTAGAGAACAGAGGGATACTTACACAGAGTTAAAGAGGTAGGCTCGGCCTTGGCTGCCTTGGAAcgactgaaagagaaagagagagagaaagatgaatgTCAAATGGCAGCACAGTAATACAGGGATGGTAGGACTGgtcggggggcaggggggaggagcagtAGGACTGgtcggggggcaggggggaggggcagtagGACTGgtcggggggcaggggggaggggcagtagGACTGGTCGGGGAAAGCCCCTCTAAGTCAAACCCCATCTGGCTACTTGGCTCTGGCCACATGCCAGCATGTGCattacataaatgtgtgtgtttaagtaagtagctttctgtgtgtgtctgttttataaatgtgtgtgtttaagtatGAAGCTCTCTGtgagtctgtttttctttgtctggTTTGCAGGAGAGCTGGCCTTCGTCTGGCTGCTCACATTAGCCTCATTGCAGCCCACAGAGTTAGCATGCAGCCACAGAGTTAGCATACAGACCACAGAGTTAGCATGCAGCCGCAGAGTTAGCATACAGACCACAGAGTTAGCATGCAGCCCAGAGAGATAGCATGCAGCTGCAGAGTTAGCATGCAGCTCACAGAGTTAGCATACAGCCCGCAGACTTAGCATGCAGCCCGCAGAGTTAGCATGCAGCCCAGAGTTACCATACAGCCCACAGAGTTAGCATGCAGCCTAGAGTTAGCATACAGCCCGCAGAGTTAGCATGCAGCCCAGAGTTACCATACAGCCCACAGAGTTAGCATGCAGCCCAGAGTTACCATACAGCCCACAGAGTTAGCATGCAGCCCAGCGCTGCCCTGCAGTTGAGCACCTGCAGCTCGCTAATCTGCTGTCAGATCCACTCTCATCACACAGATaagagccgccccccccccccccccaaagcctgCAGCCCTCTCAGTACCGAGACGCTCAGATAGTGAGCTCTGGAAGGTGTGACAGTGAGCCTTCAGTGTCTAACACTTCAATTCCCATCTTCCTACATTAAAGAACAATCTCGTACAAACTACACTCAAATGAATGTACTTGTCTGGAGGCTTGTCTGGTCGTGTGATTCTAACTTGCagatgaaagagagacaggaactGTCCTCACTATGTACTCATAATGTGCTCAATGTGCTCACACAGCTCCAAAGCTGTTTTCAGGAGCTCTGTGTACCTCATGGTAACACAGGTGAGAATGTTATACAAAggtgtgtgttatgtgcaggtgtgtgtgttatgctcaggtgtgtgtgcgttatgcggaggtgtgtgtgcgttatgCGGAGGTGTGTGTTCATTaaacgcaggtgtgtgtgttatgcacaggtgtgtgtgctatgcgcaagtgtgtttgtgtgtgtatgaggctgagtgtgtgcgtgcgtgagtctgtgtgtgtgtgtgagtgtgacgtTGAGTGTATGTGGGTGAGTCTGTGTATacatgtgagtctgtgtgtgtgtgtgtgtgtgtgtgtgtgtgtgtgtgaggttgagTGTATGtgggtgagtctgtgtgtgtgagtgtgtgtggatgtggatgtggatgtgtgtgtgtgtgtgtgtgtgtgtgtgtgtgtgtgtgtgtgtgagtgtgaggttgAGTGTATGtgggtgagtctgtgtgtgtgtgtgtgtgtgtgtgtgtgtgtgtgtgtgtgtgtgtgtgtgtgtgtgtgtgtgtgtgtgtgtgtgtgtgtgtgtgtgtgtataattcaTTGAACTGTCTCTTACGGAGGCTGAATCTGTTGTttagtctgtctgtcagtctgtcagtctgtctgtgtgtcacgGCGACGCAGCCAATCAGGCCAATCGGCTTTTATTTTCCACCGCAAATGAGCTTTCAGGCTAATAACCTCGCCAGCTGCTCCAGCACTGAGGCCTGCAGAAGCGGACGTCCTCCAATACAGCGTCAGCGCCAGAGCCTGCAGGCGGGGCCTGGGGGAGATGGGCATGCCAGAGCCTGGGGCGGGCCTGGGGAGACGGGTGCACCAGAGCCTGGGGGCAGGCTGGGGAGATGGGCATGACAGAGCctgagggcggggcctgggggagACGGGTGCACCAGAGCctggggcagggctgggggagaTGGGCATGACAGAGCCTGGGGGCAGGCTGGGGAGATGGCGTGCCAGAGCctgggggcggagtctgggGGAGACGGGCGTGACAGAGCCAGGGGGCAGGGCCTGGGGGAGACGGGTGCACCAgagcctgggggcggggcctgggggagACGGGTGTGACAGagccagggggcggagcctgggggAGACGGGCGTGACAgagcctgggggcggggcctgggggagACGGGTGTGACAgagccagggggcggggcctggggagACGGGTGTGACAgagccagggggcggggcctgggggagACGGGCATGACAgagccagggggcggggcctgggggagACGGGCATGACAgagccagggggcggggctgggggtgaCGGGTGTGACAGAGccaaggggcggggcctgggggagACGGGCGTGACAgagccagggggcggggcctgggggagACGGGTGCGGCAGAACCTGCTCCACAGCCCTTACCCACAGGAGCCAGAGGGGGCGCTCTTCCCAGGGCTTAGCCCCTCTGTATCTAGTGACTGCCAAGTAGCTTAATTTGGCAGAAACTGGAATTATTTCCATGTGTGCGCACTGCCCCACACACTCAGTCACGTCACACGAGTCCAACACCGGATCCTTAAACGGAAAACAGCGGATCAGAACCAGGAGCAGGAGCCAGGCGGAACCAGAGGTCCAACACCGAAATGTTCTGTACAGTAAACACAGCTCAATCCAACTAGTCAACGACAGCCAATAGGAGCGTTCCTCACTctgctccctccttctctccttatAAAGCCCTTCAAGGGATGTCCAAATCACCAGCTGCTTCCCACTCCCCCCACAAACTAATTATGAGTGTCACCAGAGCCACCAAGTCACACCTCTGGGTGCTTAATTATCGGCTAGCACAGCTACTGACAGCGCGCGAACAGAGGTGGAACACTGGTGACAGGCAAGCAGTATGAGGGAACCCTGGGGACAGCAGCAGTATGGGGGAACCCTGTGGACAGGCAGCGTATGGGAACCCTGATGGGACAGGCAGCTAAGGGTGAACCTGATGGGACAGCAGCAGTAGAGGGAACCCTGGTGGGACAGGCACAGTATAGGAACCCTGAGGGACAGCACAGTATGAGGACCTGGTGGACAGGCAGCAGTATGGGGACCTGTGGACAGGCAGCAGTATGGGGGAACCTCAGAGGCCCTGTGGGACAGGCAGCAGTATGAGGGGAACCCTGGTGGGACAGGCAGCAGTATGAGGGGAACCCTGGTGGGACAGGCAGCAGTATGGGGGGAACCCTGGTGGGACAGGCAGCAGTATGAGGGGAACCCTGATGGGACAGGCAGCAGTATGAGGGGAACCCTGGTGGGACAGGCAGCAGTATGAGGGGAACCCTGGTGGGACAGGCAGCAGTATGAGGGGAACCCTGGTGGGACAGGCAGCAGGAACCCTGATGGGACAGGCAGCAGTCTGGGGGGAACCCTGGTGGGACAGGCAGCAGTAAGAGGGGAACCCTGGTGGGATAGGCAGCAGTAAGAGGGGAACCCTGGTGGGACAGGCAGCAGTATGAGGGGAACCCTGGTGGGACAGGCAGCAGTAAGAGGGGAACCCTGGTGGGACAGGCAGCAGTATGAGGGGAACCCTGATGGGACAGGTAAGAGGGGaacccccacacactcacactgttaCTCCATCACTGCAGTCAGCTCTTAGTTAGATTGCACACACTCGCAGGAAGTACAATAGTTGCTTTGGGACAGAAATGTCTTGAGGGAGGAAGAGCATTTCCTCCTTATTTGGGAATTTTTAAACAAGCTTTTACATCAGgattaacaaacaaaatgaccCCCCACCAGCGGATGTGCAAATCCTCTCTGCAGTGAACATTCAGTTCGGATCACGAACATATGCAAATGCAGTTCAGCACACACAACAGGGGCGAACATTCAAAGGCATTATTATCAGCTTCTAACAGCGGCAGTCAGAAGTTCATCTGTGTGCTCCACAGTACTGCTAGTTCTGCAGCCACAGTGTCACCCCGAATGCACTGCTGCATTGACACACCTTCTTTCTGCATGTAGGAGTGCAAATCCAGATCACGGGGCGGCATTAGCCAGCATTAATAAAATGACTGTTAAAAATAGGGTGGTTTGGCCTTAAAAgaagatgaataaataaaatgcaggcaAGCCTCAAATTAATGTTTAACCGTTTAAGCAAATTCTACCCCTCTACTAAACTCCTGtctttgaaaaatggaaaatataatgaGTAACACCCCTGTTCGACAGAAAAATGGGGGACCCCTCTCAGGTCTAAGTGCCCCATCAGTAGTGAGTCAACACGAGTACATCCACCGCCACAGTCCACCCCCCCGAGCCTATCCACCACAGTcacagtctgccccccccccatcctgtaCCAGAAGCACAGTCTGttcccagctcctgctgcaTCGCCCTCTGTAATGCCTTTGGTACCTGACGCTCGATTCGTTGCTCTGCGGAAGGCTTCCTGTTGACTGTGCCAGTTTGTTATTGTGGAAAAACAGGCTGAACGTCAGTGATGAGTGGGGCAGTCTCTTTAAAGCAGATCCATCAGCACAGAAAGGCTGCATGCCTGCagctgtgcgtgtctgtgtgtgtgtgcatgcgtgcatgcgtgcgtgcatgcatgcaagtgcgtgtgtgtgcgtgcgtgtatgcgtgtatgtgtgtgtgtgtgtgtgtgtgtgtgtggagctgagTCAGGATCCAAAGCCTTCACCCCGTAAGTACTCGTTACATAATGGGGAGATCCAGCCACATCCGGGGGATTCTCCAGAGAATCGGGGTAACGTGGTCGaggaggggggacagggggcgggtggcaggcgggggcgggggggggggggtcattgagATTTAAAGCTCTGGAGAGGCTCTGGCACTTAAACAGAAAAGGGATTTCTCTTGTGAAACGCACACTTCTGTGTCAGAGCCACCAATTGGCCATCATAAAAGGTAGGGCCCAACATTGTACCCCCAACACGGGCCGAGTCCCAAGCAGTGGAGGCCCCAATGGTGCCGAGGTCCCATAAACACCCTGTGTGTCCCCCACGGTCCCCATAAACACCCTGTGTGTCCCCTGGGTCCCCATAAACACCCTGTGTGTCCCCTAAGGTCCCCATAAACACCCTGTGTGTCCCCCGAGGTCCCCATAAACACCCTGTGTGTCCCCACGGTCCCCATAAACACCCTGTGTGTCCCCTAAGGTCCCAATAAACACCCTGTGTGTCCCCCACGGTCCCCATAAACACCCTGTGTGTCCCCCGAGGTCCCCATAAACACCCTGTGTGTCCCCCGAGGTCCCCATAAACACCCTGTGTGTCCCCCACGGTCCCCATAAACACCCTGTGTGTCCCCCGAGGTCCCCATAAACACCCTGTGTGTCCCCTAAGGTCCCCATAAACACCCTGTGTGTCCCCCACGGTCCCCATAAACACCCTGTGTGTCCCCTAAGGTCCCCATAAACACCCTGTGTGTCCCCCACGGTCCCCATAAACACCCTGTGTGTCCCCCGAGGTCCCCATAAACACCCTGTGTGTCCCCTAAGGTCCCCATAAACACCCTGTGTGTCCCCCACGGTCCCCATAAACACCCTGTGTGTCCCCCGATGTCCACATAAACACCCTGCGTGTCCCCCGAGGTTTCAAAACACTAGGACCggctgaaaaaatgttttaaaatagctttttagTGAGAATTCACCAATCCTGAGCGGCAGTTAGCTCCTCAGAACACTGGCTCTAATGCTGACCAATCAGGTGGGGGCAGCGGTGAGGTCACATGCGTGCGGAAAGGAAACGGTTCGAGGAGCAGagtgaaatgtgctgtgtgttgagtCACATAAAACCCGTCTTACGCAATACACAGGAGGATGTGTAATAATACGGTCTGCAGCCCTAACAAATTACACTTCTGTCAAATTATGGACAGGCAAAAGACTCATTTTTCCCAGAGGATAATTGCCTCATGACTTGCTACCTAGCTGTCTTTGGAATGGTGAAATCACTGAATGTACATTTGGACTGTTTGAATTTAAATATAGACTTTTTTGctc contains:
- the ypel1 gene encoding protein yippee-like 1 isoform X2 — encoded protein: MVKMTKSKTFQAYLPNCHRTYSCIHCRAHLANHDELISKSFQGSQGRAYLFNSVVNVGCGPAEERVLLTGLHAVADIYCENCKTTLGWKYEHAFESSQKYKEGKFIIELAHMIKDNGWE